Proteins encoded by one window of Anguilla rostrata isolate EN2019 chromosome 9, ASM1855537v3, whole genome shotgun sequence:
- the rnf128a gene encoding E3 ubiquitin-protein ligase RNF128a isoform X1 — translation MDPHTKRYLLSWLFVAYIIQVSSLHFAQATYLYTAYLNVSFFDSENNETFWRQEESGLYGQDSPREPVTGEVLLPEPIHSCDLETLYDVPGDAKSWIALIQRGYGCTFTEKINIAASKGATAVVIYNEPGTENRVIQMSHPGTGNTVAIMIGHTRGMEIVSLIKRGISVTMSIEVGKQHGPWMSQYSVFFVSISFFVVTAATVGYFIFYSARRLNSVRQQSRKQKQLKAEAKKAIGQLQIRTLKQGDQETGPDADTCAVCIEAYKPGDVLSILTCNHFFHKTCIEPWLLEHRTCPMCKCDILKALGIEPEEDHHQGSIPPDFRSYPYNPEDTHSETASSGYASVQGMEEHPIPTEGTTVFETVRELAGPDPEPGAVRMDSQPHYDNLAFEGDARANQNPRT, via the exons ATGGATCCTCATACGAAACGGTATTTGCTTTCGTGGTTGTTTGTTGCTTATATAATTCAGGTTTCGAGTTTACACTTCGCGCAAGCGACTTACTTATATACTGCATATTTGAATGTCTCGTTTTTTGATTCTGAAAACAACGAAACGTTCTGGCGACAAGAGGAAAGTGGACTTTACGGGCAAGACTCTCCGAGAGAGCCTGTGACTGGGGAAGTGCTTTTACCGGAGCCGATCCACAGCTGTGATTTGGAGACTTTATATGATGTACCAGGCGATGCTAAGAGTTGGATCGCCCTGATTCAGCGTGGATATGGATGTACTTTTACAGAAAAGATCAATATTGCGGCCAGTAAAGGAGCAACAGCTGTCGTAATCTATAACGAGCCAGGCACAGAAAATAGGGTGATCCAGATGTCTCATCCAG GCACCGGGAACACTGTGGCCATCATGATCGGACACACGCGGGGCATGGAGATTGTCAGCCTGATCAAAAGGGGCATCTCTGTCACCATGAGCATCGAGGTGGGCAAGCAGCACGGACCCTGGATGAGCCAGTACTCTGTCTTCTTTGTCTCCATCTCCTTCTTCGTGGTGACCGCTGCCACCGTCGGCTACTTTATCTTCTACTCGGCCCGCCGCCTGAACAGCGTCCGGCAACAGAGCCGTAAGCAG AAACAGCTGAAAGCAGAGGCAAAAAAAGCCATTGGCCAGCTGCAGATTCGGACCTTGAAGCAGGGAGATCAG GAAACGGGACCAGATGCTGacacctgtgctgtgtgcattgaGGCCTACAAGCCTGGTGACGTGCTCTCCATACTCACCTGCAA tcATTTCTTCCACAAGACATGCATCGAACCATGGTTACTGGAGCACAGGACCTGTCCTATGTGTAAATGTGACATCCTGAAGGCCCTAGGGATTGAG CCCGAGGAGGACCATCATCAGGGCTCCATCCCACCTGACTTCAGATCGTACCCCTACAACCCTGAGGACACACACAGCGAGACTGCCTCTTCAGGCTATGCTTCTGTGCAGGGCATGGAGGAGCACCCCATCCCCACAGAAGGCACCACTGTTTTTGAGA CTGTACGTGAGCTTGCCGGCCCGGATCCGGAACCAGGAGCAGTCCGAATGGATAGCCAGCCCCACTACGACAACCTGGCTTTCGAGGGAGACGCTCGGGCCAACCAAAATCCCAGGACGTAA
- the rnf128a gene encoding E3 ubiquitin-protein ligase RNF128a isoform X2 — MGRRGTHFDISCFLWLLLAMTAIRHTWSATVFWTAYVGISYRNSTDNQTVRQTCECGMYGLNSLLGDVVGQVELPASDPLACGPYTSFNSSADTWIALIERGNCTFAEKIKAAKENGAVAAVIYNLAGTGDEKSPMIHRGTGNTVAIMIGHTRGMEIVSLIKRGISVTMSIEVGKQHGPWMSQYSVFFVSISFFVVTAATVGYFIFYSARRLNSVRQQSRKQKQLKAEAKKAIGQLQIRTLKQGDQETGPDADTCAVCIEAYKPGDVLSILTCNHFFHKTCIEPWLLEHRTCPMCKCDILKALGIEPEEDHHQGSIPPDFRSYPYNPEDTHSETASSGYASVQGMEEHPIPTEGTTVFETVRELAGPDPEPGAVRMDSQPHYDNLAFEGDARANQNPRT, encoded by the exons ATGGGAAGGCGAGGAACACATTTTGACATTAGCTGCTTTTTGTGGCTCTTGCTGGCCATGACAGCCATTCGACACACCTGGTCAGCTACGGTATTTTGGACAGCCTATGTGGGAATAAGCTACCGGAACTCGACTGACAACCAGACCGTGAGGCAGACCTGCGAGTGTGGCATGTATGGGCTGAACTCTCTCCTTGGTGATGTAGTAGGGCAGGTGGAACTGCCTGCCTCTGACCCCCTGGCCTGTGGCCCGTACACCAGCTTTAATAGCTCAGCCGACACCTGGATTGCCCTGATCGAGAGAGGGAACTGCACCTTTGCCGAGAAGATCAAGGCAGCTAAAGAAAATGGAGCTGTGGCTGCGGTGATCTACAACCTGGCTGGAACTGGTGATGAGAAAAGCCCCATGATACACCGTG GCACCGGGAACACTGTGGCCATCATGATCGGACACACGCGGGGCATGGAGATTGTCAGCCTGATCAAAAGGGGCATCTCTGTCACCATGAGCATCGAGGTGGGCAAGCAGCACGGACCCTGGATGAGCCAGTACTCTGTCTTCTTTGTCTCCATCTCCTTCTTCGTGGTGACCGCTGCCACCGTCGGCTACTTTATCTTCTACTCGGCCCGCCGCCTGAACAGCGTCCGGCAACAGAGCCGTAAGCAG AAACAGCTGAAAGCAGAGGCAAAAAAAGCCATTGGCCAGCTGCAGATTCGGACCTTGAAGCAGGGAGATCAG GAAACGGGACCAGATGCTGacacctgtgctgtgtgcattgaGGCCTACAAGCCTGGTGACGTGCTCTCCATACTCACCTGCAA tcATTTCTTCCACAAGACATGCATCGAACCATGGTTACTGGAGCACAGGACCTGTCCTATGTGTAAATGTGACATCCTGAAGGCCCTAGGGATTGAG CCCGAGGAGGACCATCATCAGGGCTCCATCCCACCTGACTTCAGATCGTACCCCTACAACCCTGAGGACACACACAGCGAGACTGCCTCTTCAGGCTATGCTTCTGTGCAGGGCATGGAGGAGCACCCCATCCCCACAGAAGGCACCACTGTTTTTGAGA CTGTACGTGAGCTTGCCGGCCCGGATCCGGAACCAGGAGCAGTCCGAATGGATAGCCAGCCCCACTACGACAACCTGGCTTTCGAGGGAGACGCTCGGGCCAACCAAAATCCCAGGACGTAA